Proteins from one Rosa chinensis cultivar Old Blush chromosome 7, RchiOBHm-V2, whole genome shotgun sequence genomic window:
- the LOC112180714 gene encoding uncharacterized protein LOC112180714, with amino-acid sequence MPIYHTFLCHQLIPILLSSLSLSLFLNMGNAAASCVPSRLSNSTTVKVLFFDGRLEVYIRPIKAAELMLEHSGQFVVESSSLRVGNRIHGLTADEELERRRFYFLLPMDLLYSVLTHEELSALTYKASRALKHRGSFNNFSKIFPVLSEFFMFPNSESKPLDGSDHHSPASNSLVPLLETRYSKQRSWKPALETIVETSTTCPH; translated from the coding sequence ATGCCCATCTACCATACATTTCTCTGTCACCAACTAATCCCTATTctgctctcctctctctctctctctctgtttctcaaTATGGGAAATGCAGCAGCTTCTTGTGTTCCTTCAAGACTCTCAAACAGTACAACAGTCAAGGTCCTATTCTTCGATGGAAGATTGGAAGTCTACATCAGACCAATCAAAGCAGCAGAGCTAATGCTAGAGCATTCAGGCCAGTTTGTGGTTGAGTCTAGCAGCCTCAGAGTAGGGAACAGAATCCATGGCCTTACAGCCGATGAAGAACTGGAAAGACGAAGATTCTACTTTCTTCTTCCCATGGATTTGCTCTACTCAGTTCTCACACATGAAGAACTCAGCGCCCTAACTTACAAGGCTTCAAGGGCACTCAAGCACAGAGGAAGCTTCAACAACTTCAGCAAGATTTTTCCGGTCCTCAGCGAGTTTTTTATGTTTCCCAACTCAGAATCAAAGCCATTGGATGGTTCTGATCATCATAGTCCGGCAAGCAATTCGTTAGTGCCATTGTTGGAGACGAGGTACTCAAAGCAAAGATCATGGAAGCCTGCATTGGAGACCATTGTTGAAACCAGTACTACATGTCCACATTGA
- the LOC112179279 gene encoding uncharacterized protein At3g17950, producing MLDPRNDLLPPPVSPTNSSVSSSDLDTESTGSFFHDRSTTLGTLMGVSFPAITFRAPSQSRRELQSAGSTSGGGSRKAKKPKKKSAAAAVAGVTERRRRWWSLCRDDGTKPASLGEFLEVERRFGDGAFYNTAAELEGVMVAQQPRNGGQMLFADGRVLPPSNVDDGASSSTAGVLCRFPVALTAICSGGLA from the exons ATGCTAGATCCAAGAAATGACCTGCTTCCTCCACCTGTATCTCCCACCAACTCCTCCGTCTCCTCCTCCGATCTCGACACTGAG TCTACGGGCTCATTTTTTCATGATCGGAGCACCACCTTGGGAACTTTAATGGGAGTGAGTTTCCCGGCGATAACGTTCCGAGCGCCGAGCCAGAGCCGCCGCGAGCTCCAGTCCGCCGGCAGCACCAGCGGCGGCGGCTCGAGGAAGGCGAAGAAGCCGAAGAAGAAGAGCGCCGCCGCCGCGGTTGCCGGAGTGACGGAGCGGCGGCGGAGGTGGTGGAGTCTCTGCCGAGACGACGGCACTAAGCCGGCGTCTCTTGGAGAGTTTCTGGAGGTGGAGAGGCGGTTCGGCGACGGCGCGTTTTACAATACGGCGGCGGAGCTTGAAGGGGTGATGGTGGCGCAGCAGCCGAGAAATGGAGGGCAGATGTTGTTTGCTGATGGGAGAGTTCTGCCGCCGTCGAATGTGGACGACGGAGCTTCTTCGTCGACGGCCGGCGTTCTGTGTAGATTTCCGGTTGCTCTCACTGCCATCTGTAGTGGCGGTTTAGCGTaa